The DNA region TATGTTCTGAATAAATATCATTCCTGAATATTgaataatacggagtagcaAATATGTATTATATGTCTTAATTAATAGCAGCCAGCACCCTAGCAGTGATTGCAAGTTGCTTTCTTTGACCATATGACCATATCTGCAACCCACCATTTGACCCCATGCAAAATCTAGATGTAGTCATAAATGGGCAATGACAGCTAATTAAAATGCATTATCATATAAATTAAATTCTCTCTCTTAGATGTTCTCCACCCAATCTTCGTCGTGTATATATAGTAGCCTGTCACCACCTATGGACCATACAAACTCAAACCAAGTTACAAACCTAATGAAAAACATGTCTCCCTCCTACTCTTCAACTCTCATCTTTCTCCTTGTTTCCATCCTCATCCTTTCATGTTTTGCCCAAGTTCCGCCCAACAACACTTTCAAGCTTGTTAATGAAGGGGAACTAGGCCCTTACGTTGTCGAATACCGAGCCGATTATCGTGTTCTTGATGTGTTTAACAATCCTTTCCAGCTTTGCTTTTACAACACCACTCCGAATGCGTACACCTTAGCACTGCGCATGGGCACGGTGCGCTCTGAGCTTCGTATGCGGTGGGTGTGGGAAGCCAACCGGGGGAGGCCGGTTCGTGACGGGGCCACCTTCGAGCTCCGACAAGACGGTAACCTCGTCCTCGCCGACGTTGATGGTCGGGTGGCGTGGCAATCCGGCACGCCCAACAAGGGTGTGGTTGGGTTCAAGTTGCTACCAAATGGTAACATGGTGCTTCATGACAccaagggtaattttgtctggCAAAGTTTTGATTACCCCACTGATACTCTCTTGGTGGACCAGTCTCTCCGTCTATCTGGCCCAAGGAAACTGGTGAGTAGGGCCTCAGAGGCCAAGAATGCCAACGGCCCATATACGATGATTCTTGAGCCCAACAGGTTGGGCTTTTACAACCAAACCAAGAACTCTGGCAGGCCCATTTTGTACCATGATACTTCAAAGTGGTTCTCTGTTGGTAAGAGTAGTTTGGAGGAGGTGAAGTTCAATGCCAAGACTCAAACATTGAAATGGGAGTACAAGGTGGCTAAATCTTCAAAGTTGGGGGCCCATGTTTTGGCCCAGCCCAAATTCAACACCACTTTGACTTATCTCCGTTTGGAAATTGATGGAAATCTCAAGACCTACACTTTCTATTCTGATGCAGAAGAAAACTTTCACTGGGGTGAAAGCTTTAAGCTATTTTaagcaattttcaattttttgtttttgtttttctaaaaaatattagcTTAATACTATCGTGTTGTTGGGGTTGTTCCCACGTCCCAGGGTCattttgtattatttgtttgtattataatttgatttttcagtgAATAATGTTTGGATGATCGGCCTCCATTCAAGGACCAGTCCTTCAAAGGCAACTTTCAATACATAAATTATCATGTTTGAACAACGCAAGTATTTTTATTGTGTCAACAACTTTTGATGggttttccttttttgttttatgcatGCTATTTCTAGAAaggttattaatttattatagcataactttgttaaattttaattaatttattaaaaataatattttttttaagtatataCTAGTATGATACCCGTACGATGTATGCactaataatttgaaatattttgattatttttatatataaaaagaagatatcagttttattcatttatatagttttgttatttaatagtagttatgttgatttgatatgaaaaagttaataatatagatatttgtaattaaaatatgaattgatgCCAATCATCTTGTGCTCAGATTGCATGTAATAACTCTTCCATGGGAGGTCATGGGATCAAGTCTTAGTAGAGGCACTaatgaattgatatttaagatGTGCACTTagtaaaaggaattttttttattaaaagttcaatacataaattatttaaaattacaaattattaaagacttcttggtaaattatattattagttgaaGTACAATTTCTTCTAGAGTCACcataaatacaaattttgagacCATTGGGATTGTTAACTCTAAATGCAGCAACATACAATTGAGTATTGATAAAAATTAGTTTCCtcaataacaatttaacatGCATGAGATCATATTTGTCACTTTGCCCttgacttttattaatagaCATTACTTATGGAATCATTGACTGGAATTGTCTTCGTTGTAATTTGAATGGCAATCTCAGATCTATCAGGGTCATAGTCATTCGAAAAAATCACATTTGAGTTCCTACAATGCacatgtatttattaattatatgacttataaaataaacatatcgtgtaataattttaaaagtattaaaacattatataataatttggcCTAAAATTGCATAAACATATACAGTAAAATGTCTTCGTATTGGTAAAACTACAAATTAAATGaggtaaaattatttataatttgttatttaagaaatatataactaataaataaatctcattctttttccaattaaatgcccatctatactatatataaaagtgtcATTAGCCTTatgctcaaatgacatgtagtaGCTATACTACCTCTTTGTgattcaacaggttgagaagtAATAAagttagttgtattcaaaaatactatatataaaagtaaaatcctacaatttctttttctcGCCCAaaattttgtagtcaattaattaaatatgttattggtcaaataattaataaagcttatttggtaagacaatgtaaaatgaaaattaactaatatctattaattgataatattttttctatattcacgtatcaatactattaataaaagtaaaatcctcgccttcaactttcccgcgcaaacaaatattattaattaattggtaaaaaaaaattaataacgtttaattagtaacaaaattttatttgccaaactctgagaataattaaatcattataactgtgagaataatggaaacaaactctgcctaattttataaaaaataaatttattaattattatttacacgaataataataattcgaatacttatctatacgtctatatctatactactattactaaaaataatatcatcccTTATGAAATTTTCgccccaaacaatagtaaatataaaatggaaaagaaaactgatattactaatttattgaaaatataaaaaagatcctaatatatactatatataacagTGAAATCCTCCTATttaattttcccgcccaaacttttgtagtcaattaattaaatattttattggtcaaataattaataaaacttatttggtaaaaaaatgtaaaattgaaattaactaatatatattaattggtaatattgtttttgCATTCATGTATTAACGTAATTGCATAATACcgtgtagaaaagacatattaattatgtaataacataataatataattggtaatattatgtatcGTATAATTGGTTTTCTATTTTGACCAACTTCCATATAGAGGGTGCatattttgtttacttttttatttttattttcgtaTATATAGTAGAAAACATGAATGAAAATCAAGAGTTTTTGGatggttattatatttttagccattattcaa from Ipomoea triloba cultivar NCNSP0323 chromosome 6, ASM357664v1 includes:
- the LOC116022044 gene encoding epidermis-specific secreted glycoprotein EP1-like, which codes for MKNMSPSYSSTLIFLLVSILILSCFAQVPPNNTFKLVNEGELGPYVVEYRADYRVLDVFNNPFQLCFYNTTPNAYTLALRMGTVRSELRMRWVWEANRGRPVRDGATFELRQDGNLVLADVDGRVAWQSGTPNKGVVGFKLLPNGNMVLHDTKGNFVWQSFDYPTDTLLVDQSLRLSGPRKLVSRASEAKNANGPYTMILEPNRLGFYNQTKNSGRPILYHDTSKWFSVGKSSLEEVKFNAKTQTLKWEYKVAKSSKLGAHVLAQPKFNTTLTYLRLEIDGNLKTYTFYSDAEENFHWGESFKLF